From the genome of Buchnera aphidicola (Muscaphis stroyani), one region includes:
- a CDS encoding YhgN family NAAT transporter, which yields MNEIISTTILLVLIMDPLGNLPIFMTILKHLEAKRRRIIVIREMIIALIIMLLFLFVGEKILVILNLKTETVSISGGIILFLIAIKMIFPNENQNENCFPKEEPFLVPLAVPLVAGPSLLATLMLLSHQYLNNISCLIGSLFLAWVLTVIILLLSGIFLKLFGSKGVNALERLMGLILIMLSTQMFLDGVKTWFQSYT from the coding sequence ATGAATGAAATAATTTCTACAACTATACTACTAGTGTTAATAATGGATCCTTTAGGCAATCTTCCAATTTTTATGACAATATTGAAACATTTAGAAGCAAAAAGAAGAAGAATTATAGTAATTCGGGAAATGATTATAGCTTTAATCATCATGCTTCTTTTTTTATTTGTAGGAGAAAAAATACTTGTTATTTTAAATTTAAAAACAGAAACAGTATCAATATCGGGAGGTATTATTTTATTTTTAATAGCTATTAAAATGATTTTTCCTAATGAAAATCAAAATGAAAATTGTTTTCCAAAAGAAGAACCTTTTTTAGTACCATTAGCTGTTCCATTAGTAGCTGGACCATCTTTGTTAGCTACATTAATGTTGTTATCGCATCAATACTTAAATAATATCTCTTGTTTAATTGGATCTTTGTTTCTTGCTTGGGTTTTAACAGTAATAATACTATTACTATCTGGTATTTTTTTAAAATTATTTGGATCAAAAGGAGTTAACGCTTTAGAACGTCTAATGGGTTTAATTTTAATAATGCTATCAACTCAAATGTTTCTTGATGGTGTGAAAACATGGTTTCAAAGTTATACATAA
- the mscS gene encoding small-conductance mechanosensitive channel MscS, with translation MNDLDVVNDINHAGNWIIRNQELLISYAINLTFSTLIIITGLFISKIISHGVHQVLITRRIDATIAGFLSALIRYIIITFALIAALGKIGVQTTSVIAILGAAGMAIGLALQGSLSNFAAGVLLVTLRPLKTGEYVDLGNVSGTVLNIHVFYTTLRTLDGKIVVVPNNKIISGNIINYSREPARRNEFIISVSYNSDIDLVKKILRNVIEKENRVIKDRDIIVGLSELAPSSLNFIVRCWSKTDDLNQVYWDLMAEFKKALDKNHISIPYPQIDIHLYKKNKKIS, from the coding sequence ATGAACGATTTAGATGTAGTCAATGATATTAATCATGCAGGAAATTGGATAATACGAAATCAAGAATTACTAATTTCATATGCAATAAATTTAACATTTTCTACTTTAATTATCATTACTGGTCTTTTCATTTCCAAAATAATTTCCCATGGAGTTCATCAAGTATTAATCACACGTCGTATTGATGCTACTATTGCAGGTTTTCTATCTGCTTTAATAAGATACATTATAATTACTTTTGCGTTAATTGCTGCATTAGGGAAAATTGGAGTACAAACCACATCAGTTATTGCAATATTAGGAGCTGCTGGCATGGCTATTGGACTAGCATTGCAAGGATCTTTATCCAATTTTGCAGCTGGAGTTTTGTTAGTTACTTTAAGACCATTAAAAACAGGAGAATATGTTGATTTAGGAAATGTTTCAGGAACTGTATTAAACATTCATGTTTTTTACACCACATTACGCACTTTAGATGGAAAAATTGTTGTAGTGCCGAACAATAAAATTATATCTGGTAATATCATTAATTACTCTAGAGAACCAGCTCGTAGAAATGAATTTATTATCAGTGTTTCATACAATTCAGATATTGATTTAGTAAAAAAAATTTTAAGAAACGTTATAGAAAAAGAAAATAGAGTGATTAAAGATCGAGATATTATCGTTGGTCTCAGTGAATTAGCTCCATCTTCTTTAAATTTTATTGTTCGATGCTGGAGTAAAACTGATGATTTGAATCAAGTATATTGGGATTTAATGGCTGAATTTAAAAAAGCTTTAGATAAAAATCACATTAGCATCCCTTATCCACAAATAGATATTCATTTATATAAAAAAAATAAAAAAATTTCTTGA
- the recC gene encoding exodeoxyribonuclease V subunit gamma, giving the protein MFNIYESNKISILIEKVCDIIQKKPLLNIFEKEIFINDNYILFQWINMFIAKKIGISANLELYHFNHFIWSIFEKTKNKKIKNVYKKSILTWKIMKIIEKNNYFQNIYKINRQINKFNFSFLMGKLFEKYIIYRPEWISSWENKKKALKNCNIEKWQKKLWIEIENYDKQYNQLKYNLAYLINNINAFINENTIKKMNLPHRIFVISSLSLNLAHMKILKKMSNYIDVHFLYITPFKKDVSFSFKKIKKNRMLEKNCLQKKFNNFSFESWGAFENFYIFFIQSFKPKIFNKFKINQENNLLNMIKKDILMSKINMLRGVNINKNKRVFSKKDDSICISICDNKFHEIEILYKKLTLILKNNPNIKPSDIVVISFSMDSYIPSIESIFKSSNKTKNMPFFISNVHSKKTNLILSIFQKILDLKNCRFNNLEILKLLDFEAISKKFEISETEIDTLYSWIKDVNIRWGVNNKHQEDLLLPKNHQNTWLYGIERLLLSYALNDDKYIWDNILPSTFINGSKSQLVGKLVKFINTLEKWRKKLLYPKHLKSWYNLFNDFIDDFFIYDQETEKFIVIIRKSWKNMINDGLLSQYKKKISVNLIIQHFFSLMRKKIKEEFLPGVINFCHPSSILFMPFKVIYNVGCDQSSIPKKNELKNFNLLEKHSLSKDFNAQDKYAYLFLQSISCAKQYFYISYIGKCIKNNTKIYPSIFVDQLFNYILYNFCFKENIKNNSEDNIKKMSNHLIKIYEAKHFYKKKLIINNSYKNFKKYNSLIYNKTIFSEESKNTSVLTDLNLRQLIFFWQNPIRYFFNFKLNIKMHILKKNMSITEPFSINTLEKFRMNHLILKTIIYKKSTEKLFQYYSLSGILPYGNFGKVHWNQQKKEMENIAKLVSKFKNSNKKEQFNLKINKYHLIGTLKEIQKTGLLRWKPNKINYSDRVSLWLEHLIYCALGNVGSSIIVGYKNEVWSFSPIKPKIACNYLSFYMSGYIKGMHKPLWLTRSGICWLDKVYDKKNDCIVQDESEIKKGRDAIFKTWRGDDYIKGEKEDIYIQKIILELNTKNIKKICNTAEKWMIPMLRHQE; this is encoded by the coding sequence ATGTTTAATATCTACGAATCTAATAAAATCAGTATACTAATTGAAAAAGTATGTGACATTATTCAAAAAAAACCATTACTTAACATTTTTGAAAAAGAAATATTTATTAATGATAATTATATATTATTTCAATGGATAAACATGTTTATTGCTAAAAAAATAGGCATTTCAGCTAATTTAGAATTATATCATTTTAATCATTTTATATGGAGCATATTTGAAAAAACAAAAAATAAAAAGATAAAAAATGTGTATAAAAAATCGATTTTAACCTGGAAAATAATGAAAATTATAGAAAAAAACAATTATTTTCAAAATATCTATAAAATAAATCGTCAAATTAACAAATTTAATTTTTCTTTTTTAATGGGAAAATTATTTGAAAAATATATAATCTATAGACCTGAATGGATTAGTTCATGGGAAAATAAAAAAAAAGCATTAAAAAATTGTAATATTGAAAAATGGCAAAAAAAATTATGGATAGAAATTGAAAATTACGACAAACAATATAATCAATTAAAATACAATTTAGCATATCTAATCAACAATATTAATGCATTTATCAATGAAAACACAATAAAAAAGATGAATCTTCCGCATCGAATATTTGTAATTTCTTCACTTTCATTAAATTTAGCTCATATGAAGATATTAAAAAAAATGAGCAATTACATTGATGTACATTTTTTGTATATTACACCTTTTAAAAAAGATGTTTCTTTTAGTTTTAAAAAAATAAAAAAAAATAGAATGTTAGAAAAAAATTGTTTACAAAAAAAATTTAATAACTTTTCTTTTGAATCATGGGGGGCATTTGAAAATTTTTATATTTTTTTTATTCAATCTTTTAAACCTAAAATTTTTAATAAATTTAAAATAAACCAAGAAAATAACTTACTAAATATGATTAAAAAAGATATTTTAATGTCAAAAATAAATATGTTAAGAGGTGTAAATATTAATAAAAATAAAAGAGTATTTTCTAAGAAAGATGATTCAATTTGCATTAGTATATGTGATAATAAATTTCATGAAATTGAAATTTTGTATAAAAAATTAACATTAATTTTAAAAAATAACCCTAATATAAAGCCAAGTGATATTGTAGTTATTTCATTTTCAATGGATTCTTATATTCCATCAATTGAATCAATATTTAAATCATCAAATAAAACAAAAAATATGCCATTTTTTATTTCTAATGTACACTCTAAAAAAACAAATTTAATATTATCTATTTTTCAAAAAATATTAGATTTAAAAAATTGTCGATTTAACAATCTGGAAATATTAAAGTTATTAGATTTTGAAGCAATATCAAAAAAATTTGAAATTTCTGAAACAGAAATAGACACTCTATATAGTTGGATAAAAGATGTTAATATTAGATGGGGTGTTAATAACAAACATCAAGAAGATTTATTGCTACCAAAAAATCACCAAAACACTTGGCTATATGGTATTGAAAGATTACTCCTTAGTTACGCTTTAAACGATGATAAATATATTTGGGATAATATCTTGCCTTCTACTTTTATTAACGGATCTAAATCACAACTTGTAGGTAAATTAGTTAAATTTATTAATACTCTTGAAAAATGGAGAAAAAAGTTATTATATCCAAAACATCTTAAGTCTTGGTATAATTTGTTTAATGATTTTATTGACGATTTTTTTATCTATGATCAAGAAACGGAAAAATTCATTGTAATTATTCGTAAAAGTTGGAAAAATATGATTAATGATGGTTTATTATCTCAATATAAAAAAAAAATCTCTGTTAATCTAATAATTCAACATTTTTTTAGTTTAATGCGTAAAAAGATTAAAGAAGAATTTTTACCTGGAGTTATTAATTTTTGTCATCCTTCATCTATTCTTTTTATGCCTTTTAAAGTTATATATAATGTTGGATGTGATCAAAGTAGCATTCCTAAGAAAAATGAATTAAAAAATTTTAATTTATTAGAAAAACATTCTTTATCTAAAGATTTTAATGCTCAAGATAAATATGCCTATTTATTTCTTCAAAGCATTTCATGTGCTAAACAATATTTTTATATCAGCTATATCGGAAAATGCATTAAGAATAATACCAAAATATATCCGTCAATATTTGTTGATCAATTGTTTAATTATATATTATATAATTTTTGCTTTAAAGAAAATATAAAAAACAATTCAGAAGATAACATAAAAAAAATGTCTAATCATCTTATAAAAATATATGAAGCAAAACATTTTTATAAAAAAAAATTAATCATTAATAATTCTTATAAAAATTTTAAAAAATATAACTCTTTAATTTATAATAAAACAATTTTTTCTGAAGAATCAAAAAATACATCTGTTTTAACTGATTTAAATTTAAGACAATTAATTTTTTTTTGGCAAAATCCTATTCGTTATTTTTTTAATTTTAAGTTAAATATTAAAATGCATATTTTGAAAAAAAATATGAGTATAACCGAACCTTTTTCAATCAATACTTTAGAAAAATTTCGTATGAATCATTTAATCTTAAAGACCATTATATATAAAAAAAGCACAGAGAAATTATTCCAATATTACTCACTTTCAGGAATTTTACCATATGGAAACTTTGGAAAAGTGCACTGGAATCAACAAAAAAAAGAAATGGAAAATATAGCTAAATTAGTTTCTAAATTTAAAAATTCTAATAAAAAAGAACAGTTTAATTTAAAAATAAATAAATACCATCTAATCGGAACTTTAAAAGAAATTCAAAAAACAGGATTATTACGTTGGAAACCAAACAAAATAAATTATAGTGATCGTGTTTCTTTGTGGTTAGAGCATTTAATTTATTGCGCATTGGGTAATGTTGGATCAAGTATAATCGTGGGTTATAAAAATGAAGTGTGGTCTTTTTCTCCGATAAAACCAAAAATTGCATGTAACTATCTTTCTTTTTATATGTCAGGATACATAAAGGGCATGCATAAACCCTTATGGTTAACAAGATCCGGAATATGTTGGTTAGATAAAGTTTATGATAAAAAAAATGACTGTATCGTCCAAGACGAATCAGAGATAAAAAAAGGACGTGATGCGATCTTTAAAACATGGAGGGGAGACGATTATATTAAAGGAGAAAAAGAAGATATATATATTCAAAAAATAATTTTAGAATTAAATACGAAAAACATAAAAAAAATTTGTAATACGGCAGAAAAATGGATGATTCCAATGTTAAGGCATCAAGAATAA
- a CDS encoding phosphoglycerate kinase — protein MTIKLMNELEISEKKVLIRTDLNVPIENGIIKSDARILAAIPTIKLAIEKNAKVIVMSHLGRPVEGYYSEKYSLLPVFEYLKKKLNKTKIYFSRNYFDNISINPGEVLILENVRFNKGESENSDELSKKYSSLCDVFVMDAFGSAHRMQSSTYGIGKFVKIACAGLLLMSEINALKKALKKPKRPMISIIGGSKVSTKFNVLNELSKISDTMIVGGGIANTFLAINHKIGKSLHQPEFISTAKKLLDTYNIVIPIDSRVGKHFNNTSESINKLPSDILEDEEIMDFGDETIKKTVNIIKKAKTIIWNGPVGVFEFPNFRKGTEFIAKAIANNNGFSIAGGGETLSVIDMFNIKEHISYISTGGGAFLKFIEGKKLPAIQMLENNFKKQF, from the coding sequence ATGACCATAAAATTAATGAACGAACTTGAAATTTCAGAAAAAAAAGTTTTAATTAGAACAGATTTAAATGTTCCTATAGAAAATGGAATTATTAAATCTGATGCTAGGATACTTGCTGCAATACCCACAATAAAATTAGCAATTGAAAAAAATGCTAAAGTAATTGTCATGTCTCATTTAGGAAGACCAGTTGAGGGTTATTATTCAGAAAAATACTCTTTACTACCTGTTTTTGAATATCTTAAGAAAAAATTAAATAAAACTAAAATTTATTTTTCTAGAAATTATTTTGATAATATTTCAATTAATCCTGGAGAAGTTTTAATTCTAGAAAATGTTCGTTTTAATAAAGGAGAATCAGAAAACAGTGATGAATTATCCAAAAAATACTCTAGTCTATGTGATGTATTTGTTATGGATGCTTTTGGTAGTGCACATAGAATGCAATCATCAACGTACGGAATTGGAAAATTTGTTAAAATTGCATGTGCTGGTCTTCTTTTAATGTCAGAAATTAATGCACTGAAAAAAGCACTAAAAAAACCAAAACGCCCAATGATATCAATAATTGGAGGTTCTAAAGTATCAACTAAATTCAACGTATTGAATGAATTATCTAAAATTTCAGATACAATGATAGTAGGAGGTGGAATTGCTAATACTTTTTTAGCTATCAATCACAAAATTGGAAAATCACTACATCAGCCAGAATTTATATCGACAGCTAAAAAATTACTTGATACATATAATATTGTTATTCCAATTGATTCACGTGTAGGAAAACATTTTAATAATACATCCGAATCTATTAATAAATTGCCTTCTGATATTTTAGAAGATGAAGAAATTATGGATTTTGGAGATGAAACTATTAAAAAAACCGTCAATATTATTAAAAAAGCTAAAACAATTATCTGGAATGGTCCGGTAGGAGTGTTTGAATTTCCAAATTTCAGAAAAGGAACCGAATTTATTGCTAAAGCCATTGCAAACAATAATGGATTTTCTATAGCTGGCGGAGGAGAAACCTTATCTGTGATTGACATGTTTAATATCAAAGAACATATCTCTTATATATCTACTGGTGGAGGAGCTTTCTTAAAGTTTATAGAAGGAAAAAAACTACCTGCAATACAAATGTTAGAAAACAATTTTAAAAAACAATTTTAA
- the recB gene encoding exodeoxyribonuclease V subunit beta, with translation MNKINIKKLNIFKISLNGLKWIEASAGTGKTFTIVLLYLRLLLGVGNQNNCIKKLSVHEILVVTFTKKSKEELYIRIKKNIENLYLACISKTSKYNYLNEFLEKIENLKEAMYLLKKAKNEINTASIYTIHGFFQQILQLNKLDFHSVFQKKIIENEDDLYLQATEDFWRFFFYSLPKDIVKIVHQEYKNPEYLLSVVKPFLKLYSINFTEKFKKNETLTMYHKKNIYRINILKIIWINNIKSILKKIKYLTINKRTYSESNVNRWMKTITEWAILKTKNYNIPIPLKYFTKSVIKKYSNNKNNDQYLIFENIEFLLRTDISLKKIILFLAIKNIPKFLQKEKKRQSIISFNDLLKLFLKNVKEKKTFRKLIRTKYPAVFIDEFQDTDIQQYKIFDLIYKNSTKTILFLIGDPKQAIYSFRGADIFSYLYARSKIQTQYYLNINWRSSLDIIKGINFLFSQNQYPFLLKSIKYTPVVHAFQNLKMNFTIKGEPQTAIHFFYNEEKEMSINEYRQWISKQCAKEICYWLNKANKGDALINVKNQETVLQSNDIAVLVRNKKEACMIQRELKNVGITSIYSSDENNIFKSSDSIELLWILKSIIEPTNEMFLKQSISTHIFKNLLLKTEKKSNKESLYFIIEKLYEYYNIWEEIGIFNMIKKIILEYQINHDEMNINSDSQKNINFLHLGELLQEKSYLYHKKLSLIRWFQNKILEKKNQTNQDQIRIIDHSNIVKIVTIHKSKGLEYPIVWIPFMMDYHPSKTAIYHHEKNFKILFDLNQEKRNLKKSEKERIAEDLRFLYVALTRSILHCSIGVALIRKKKKKQNVKKFMLRSALEYIINYQNIEYQKTWNDKLNQFKKHSFIKIKNIKKNYILIEQKKEIYLIQKPEETHEKTKKIWNVTSYTKLYKENLFFLKNKNPFFEEKLLVCDKSKNVRNYTTHNFPKGKKVGLLIHDILKNLDFIKEINSQWISHKLENYNISQKWNKMLISWIENIISYPLNNQKIFLSNLKKENYIKELKFFLPIKNILKSSKLNKIMKSLDPISHLAPNLKFDSITGFMTGSIDLIFLWNKKYYIIDYKTNWLGKNNNFYSETYMKKEIIKHRYDLQYQIYTVVMHQYLTKKDKKYNYKSNFGGIFYFFLRSVNAENKKNGIFYIYPDYSLIKQLKILFSNN, from the coding sequence ATGAATAAAATAAACATAAAAAAACTAAATATATTTAAAATTTCTCTAAACGGTCTTAAATGGATTGAAGCTTCAGCAGGAACGGGAAAAACTTTTACAATTGTATTATTGTATTTACGCTTATTACTAGGTGTAGGAAATCAAAACAATTGCATAAAAAAATTATCAGTACATGAAATACTCGTTGTAACATTTACTAAAAAATCAAAAGAAGAATTATACATTCGAATAAAAAAAAATATTGAAAATTTATACTTAGCATGTATCTCAAAAACTAGTAAATATAATTATTTAAATGAATTTTTAGAAAAAATAGAAAATTTAAAAGAAGCTATGTACCTGTTAAAAAAAGCAAAAAATGAAATAAATACAGCCTCTATTTATACTATACACGGATTTTTTCAACAAATTCTTCAATTAAACAAATTAGATTTTCATTCTGTTTTTCAAAAAAAAATTATCGAAAATGAAGATGATTTATACTTGCAAGCTACTGAAGATTTTTGGAGATTTTTTTTTTACTCTTTACCAAAAGATATTGTAAAAATTGTTCATCAAGAATATAAAAATCCAGAATATTTGTTAAGTGTAGTAAAACCATTTTTAAAATTATATTCAATAAATTTTACAGAAAAATTTAAAAAAAATGAAACATTAACAATGTATCATAAAAAAAATATTTATAGAATTAATATTCTAAAAATAATATGGATTAATAACATTAAATCTATTTTAAAAAAAATAAAATATTTAACAATCAACAAAAGAACATATAGCGAATCTAACGTTAATAGATGGATGAAAACCATCACAGAATGGGCCATTTTAAAAACTAAAAATTATAATATTCCCATTCCGTTAAAATATTTTACTAAAAGTGTTATCAAAAAATATTCAAATAATAAAAACAATGATCAATATTTAATTTTTGAAAATATTGAGTTTTTATTAAGAACAGATATTTCTTTAAAAAAAATTATTTTATTTTTAGCCATTAAAAATATCCCAAAATTTTTACAAAAAGAAAAAAAAAGACAATCAATTATTAGCTTTAACGATTTATTAAAATTATTTTTAAAAAATGTAAAAGAAAAAAAAACATTTAGAAAATTAATAAGAACAAAATATCCAGCAGTATTTATTGACGAATTTCAAGATACTGACATTCAACAATATAAGATATTCGATTTAATTTATAAAAACAGTACAAAAACAATCCTATTTCTTATAGGAGATCCAAAACAAGCTATTTATAGTTTTAGAGGAGCAGATATTTTTTCTTATTTATATGCTAGATCTAAAATTCAAACACAATACTATCTAAATATTAATTGGAGATCTTCATTAGATATAATTAAAGGTATTAATTTTTTATTTTCTCAAAATCAATATCCGTTTTTATTAAAAAGTATCAAATACACACCTGTTGTACATGCTTTTCAAAATTTAAAAATGAATTTTACAATTAAAGGAGAACCTCAAACGGCAATTCATTTTTTTTACAATGAAGAAAAAGAAATGAGCATCAATGAATATCGTCAATGGATTTCAAAACAGTGCGCAAAAGAAATTTGTTACTGGTTAAATAAAGCTAATAAGGGGGATGCTTTAATAAATGTTAAAAATCAAGAAACAGTCTTGCAATCAAACGACATTGCAGTGTTAGTAAGAAATAAAAAAGAAGCTTGTATGATTCAAAGAGAATTAAAAAATGTTGGAATTACTTCAATATATTCATCAGATGAAAATAACATTTTTAAGAGTTCTGATTCAATCGAATTGTTATGGATATTAAAATCTATTATAGAACCAACAAATGAAATGTTTTTAAAACAATCTATATCTACTCATATTTTTAAAAACTTGTTACTTAAAACAGAAAAAAAATCAAATAAAGAATCTTTATATTTTATAATAGAAAAATTATATGAATATTACAACATTTGGGAAGAAATTGGAATTTTTAATATGATTAAAAAGATCATATTAGAGTATCAAATAAATCATGATGAAATGAATATTAATTCTGATTCTCAAAAAAATATAAATTTTTTACATTTAGGAGAATTATTACAGGAAAAAAGCTATCTTTATCATAAAAAATTATCTTTAATACGATGGTTTCAAAATAAAATTTTAGAGAAAAAAAATCAAACAAACCAAGATCAAATTCGTATTATCGATCATTCTAATATAGTTAAAATTGTTACTATACATAAATCAAAAGGATTAGAATATCCAATAGTATGGATACCCTTTATGATGGATTATCATCCATCAAAAACGGCTATATATCATCATGAAAAAAATTTCAAAATTTTGTTTGATCTAAATCAAGAAAAAAGAAACTTAAAAAAATCTGAAAAAGAAAGAATTGCGGAAGATCTAAGATTTTTATATGTTGCTTTAACTCGATCTATTCTTCATTGTAGCATAGGTGTTGCATTAATACGAAAAAAAAAGAAAAAACAAAATGTTAAAAAATTTATGCTCAGAAGCGCTTTAGAATATATCATCAACTATCAAAATATTGAATATCAAAAGACATGGAATGATAAATTAAATCAATTTAAAAAACATTCATTTATTAAAATTAAAAATATAAAAAAAAACTACATATTGATTGAACAAAAAAAAGAAATTTATTTAATACAAAAACCTGAAGAAACACATGAAAAAACCAAAAAAATTTGGAATGTAACCAGTTATACTAAACTATATAAAGAAAATTTATTTTTTTTAAAAAATAAAAATCCATTCTTTGAAGAAAAATTGTTAGTTTGTGATAAATCAAAAAATGTTAGAAATTATACTACTCATAATTTTCCAAAAGGAAAAAAAGTTGGATTATTAATTCATGATATACTAAAAAATCTAGATTTTATTAAAGAAATAAATTCTCAATGGATATCTCATAAATTAGAAAATTACAATATATCTCAAAAATGGAATAAAATGCTGATTTCTTGGATTGAAAATATTATTAGTTACCCATTAAATAATCAAAAAATTTTTCTATCAAATTTAAAAAAAGAAAATTATATAAAAGAACTAAAATTTTTTTTACCAATAAAAAATATTTTAAAAAGCTCAAAACTTAATAAAATAATGAAATCGCTTGACCCCATATCACATTTAGCTCCTAATTTAAAATTTGATTCCATTACTGGATTTATGACGGGATCTATTGATTTAATTTTTTTATGGAACAAAAAATATTATATAATAGATTACAAAACTAATTGGCTAGGAAAAAATAATAATTTTTATTCCGAAACGTATATGAAAAAAGAAATTATTAAACATCGATATGATTTACAATACCAAATATATACTGTAGTAATGCATCAATATTTAACTAAAAAAGATAAAAAATATAATTATAAATCTAATTTTGGTGGAATTTTTTATTTTTTTTTACGTTCTGTAAATGCAGAAAATAAAAAAAATGGTATTTTTTACATTTATCCTGATTATTCTTTAATAAAACAATTAAAAATTTTATTTTCAAACAATTAA
- the fbaA gene encoding class II fructose-bisphosphate aldolase, with protein sequence MNILNTIKPGVITGDEAQIIFNFAKKKNFAIPAVNCIGTDSINAVLETAARQRSPVIIQFSYGGAAFISGYSNRFSKKAEQSIKGAISGAQHVHLMAKHYNIPVILHTDHCSKENLIWIDQLLKEGESYFNFHGKPLFTSHMIDLSKENLKENINICSKYLKKMNKINMMLEIELGCTGGEEDGVDNSQIDKKLLYTQPEDVNYAYEQLIKITKNFSIAAAFGNIHGVYKLGNVDLKPIILKNSQEYVRIKHNLNFNPLNLVFHGGSGSTLKEIRESITYGVVKMNIDTDIQWAAWTGVLKFYQKNRDFLHRQLGNKNGINQPNKKYYDPRSWIRSSQESISKRLSKTFKELNSFNIL encoded by the coding sequence TTGAACATTTTAAATACAATTAAACCAGGTGTAATAACAGGTGATGAAGCTCAAATAATCTTCAATTTCGCTAAGAAAAAAAACTTTGCTATACCAGCCGTTAACTGTATAGGAACTGACTCTATTAACGCAGTATTAGAGACTGCCGCTCGACAGAGGTCACCAGTAATAATACAATTTTCTTATGGAGGAGCTGCTTTTATTTCTGGGTACAGTAATAGATTTTCAAAGAAAGCAGAACAATCGATTAAAGGAGCTATCTCTGGAGCTCAACACGTTCATTTAATGGCAAAACATTATAATATTCCGGTGATACTTCATACAGACCATTGTTCCAAAGAAAATTTAATTTGGATTGATCAGTTACTAAAAGAAGGTGAATCATACTTTAATTTTCATGGAAAACCTTTGTTTACATCTCATATGATTGATTTGTCAAAAGAAAATTTAAAAGAAAATATAAATATATGCAGCAAATATCTAAAAAAAATGAATAAAATTAATATGATGTTGGAAATAGAACTGGGATGTACAGGTGGAGAAGAAGATGGTGTAGATAACAGCCAAATAGATAAAAAACTACTTTACACGCAACCAGAAGATGTCAATTACGCCTACGAACAACTAATCAAAATTACTAAAAATTTTAGTATTGCTGCTGCATTTGGAAATATACATGGTGTATATAAATTAGGAAACGTAGATCTTAAACCAATTATTCTAAAAAATTCACAAGAATATGTAAGAATTAAACATAATTTAAATTTTAATCCATTAAATTTAGTTTTTCATGGAGGTTCAGGTTCAACTTTAAAAGAAATAAGAGAATCTATCACATATGGTGTAGTGAAAATGAATATTGATACTGACATTCAATGGGCTGCATGGACAGGAGTTTTAAAATTTTATCAAAAAAATAGAGATTTTTTACATCGTCAATTAGGAAATAAAAATGGTATAAATCAACCTAATAAAAAATACTATGACCCTAGATCATGGATAAGAAGCTCACAAGAATCAATATCGAAGAGACTATCTAAAACATTTAAAGAACTTAATTCCTTTAATATATTATAA